One genomic window of Daphnia pulex isolate KAP4 chromosome 12, ASM2113471v1 includes the following:
- the LOC124208990 gene encoding uncharacterized protein LOC124208990 — protein MEPTGKPTKPSKPTKTEVHPFHLLIYYNQAFGGIGFDALGPDEVCFIRQDDKCRVPIGLTAAKEQSPLLMHVESRVSLPDHDWVVAERHKLIPSVYAGINIQSNGLVRSTSSWVFRPDIYRY, from the exons ATGGAGCCAACTGGTAAACCTACTAAACCTTCTAAACCTACTAAAACCGAAGTTCACCCATTTCATTTGCTCATCTA CTACAATCAGGCATTTGGAGGAATTGGCTTCGACGCGTTGGGCCCAGATGAAGTCTGTTTTATCAGACAAGACGACAAGTGTCGGGTCCCAATTGGTTTAACGGCTGCTAAAGAGCAAAGTCCCTTGCTAATGCACGTCGAATCTCGAGTCAGTCTACCCGATCACGACTGGGTTGTAGCTGAAAGGCACAAGCTAATACCTTCTGTCTATGCTGGGATAAATATTCAGTCAAATGGATTAGTTAGATCGACAAGCAGTTGGGTATTCCGGCCGGACATATATCGCTATTAG